The proteins below come from a single Afipia felis ATCC 53690 genomic window:
- the clpS gene encoding ATP-dependent Clp protease adapter ClpS, translated as MSKDDGRPEGTGPGTSVITRTKPRAKRPSLYRVLILNDDYTPMEFVVHVLERFFQKDVEAATKIMLHVHHHGIGECGIFTYEIAETKVTQVMDFARKHQHPLQCVMEKK; from the coding sequence ATGTCAAAGGATGACGGCCGTCCCGAGGGGACAGGTCCGGGCACATCCGTCATTACCAGGACCAAGCCGCGCGCGAAGCGTCCGAGCCTGTATCGCGTCCTGATCCTGAATGACGACTACACGCCCATGGAATTCGTCGTCCACGTTCTGGAGAGGTTCTTTCAGAAGGATGTTGAAGCTGCGACCAAGATCATGTTGCATGTTCATCATCACGGGATCGGCGAGTGTGGAATCTTCACATATGAAATCGCCGAGACCAAAGTGACGCAGGTGATGGATTTTGCACGCAAGCACCAACATCCTTTGCAATGCGTGATGGAAAAGAAGTAG
- the clpA gene encoding ATP-dependent Clp protease ATP-binding subunit ClpA → MPTFSQSLEQSLHRALAIANERHHQYATLEHLLLSLIDDADAAAVMRACSVDLDKLRGSLVGYLETEFENLIGDGAEDAKPTAGFQRVVQRAVIHVQSSGREEVTGANVLIAIFAERESHAAYFLQEQDMTRYDAVNYISHGIAKRPGVSEARPARGVDDDTDTKGGEDTKKKGEALETYCVNLNKKARDGKIDPVIGRNAEINRAIQVLCRRQKNNPLFVGEAGVGKTAIAEGLAKRIVDSDVPEVLSAATVFSLDMGTLLAGTRYRGDFEERLKQVIKELEAHPNAILFIDEIHTVIGAGATSGGAMDASNLLKPALASGGIRCMGSTTYKEYRQHFEKDRALVRRFQKIDVNEPSVEDAIGILKGLKPYFEDYHKLKYTNDAIEAAVNLSARYIHDRKLPDKAIDVIDESGAAQMLVPEGKRKKTIGIKEIETTIATMARIPPKSVSKDDAEVLRHLEATLKRTVFGQDKAIEALAASIKLARAGLREPEKPIGCYLFSGPTGVGKTEVAKQLASSLGVELLRFDMSEYMERHTVSRLIGAPPGYVGFDQGGLLTDGVDQHPHCVVLLDEIEKAHPDLYNVLLQIMDHGKLTDHNGKQVNFRNIILIMTTNAGAADMAKAAFGFTRSKREGEDHEAINRQFAPEFRNRLDAIVSFAHLDADVIGMVVEKFVMQLEAQLGDRNVTIELSDPAKTWLVKEGYDEQMGARPMARVIQEHIKKPLADEVLFGKLKNGGHVRVVLVKDEAAGEGKEKIGFEFVEGPVTPKPEKLPGARKRKPKASKEPAKA, encoded by the coding sequence ATGCCGACTTTTTCTCAGAGCCTTGAACAATCCCTGCATCGCGCACTCGCGATCGCAAACGAACGCCACCATCAATACGCGACGCTCGAACATCTTTTGCTTTCGCTGATTGACGATGCCGATGCGGCCGCTGTGATGCGTGCCTGCAGCGTCGATCTCGACAAGCTGCGCGGCAGCCTCGTCGGTTATCTCGAAACTGAATTCGAGAACCTGATCGGCGATGGCGCCGAAGACGCCAAGCCGACCGCCGGATTCCAGCGCGTCGTGCAGCGCGCGGTGATCCATGTCCAGTCATCCGGTCGCGAGGAAGTGACCGGCGCCAACGTGCTGATCGCGATCTTCGCGGAGCGCGAAAGCCATGCCGCGTATTTCCTGCAGGAGCAGGACATGACGCGCTACGACGCGGTCAATTACATCAGCCATGGTATCGCCAAACGCCCCGGCGTCTCGGAAGCGCGGCCGGCGCGCGGCGTCGACGACGACACCGACACCAAGGGCGGCGAGGACACCAAGAAGAAGGGCGAGGCGCTCGAAACTTACTGCGTCAATCTCAACAAGAAGGCGCGCGACGGCAAGATTGATCCGGTGATCGGCCGCAACGCCGAGATTAACCGCGCGATCCAGGTGCTGTGCCGCCGCCAGAAGAATAATCCGCTGTTCGTCGGCGAAGCCGGCGTCGGCAAGACCGCGATCGCGGAGGGCCTCGCCAAGCGCATCGTCGACAGCGATGTGCCGGAGGTGCTGTCGGCCGCGACTGTGTTTTCGCTCGACATGGGCACGCTGCTCGCGGGCACGCGCTATCGTGGCGACTTCGAGGAACGCCTCAAGCAGGTCATCAAGGAGCTTGAGGCGCATCCCAACGCGATCCTGTTCATCGATGAGATCCACACCGTGATCGGTGCGGGCGCGACGTCGGGCGGGGCGATGGATGCCTCGAATCTCCTCAAGCCTGCGCTCGCCTCGGGCGGGATCCGCTGCATGGGCTCGACCACATACAAAGAGTATCGTCAGCACTTCGAGAAGGACCGCGCGCTGGTGCGGCGCTTCCAGAAGATCGACGTCAACGAGCCGTCGGTGGAAGATGCGATCGGTATCCTGAAGGGGCTGAAGCCTTATTTCGAGGACTACCACAAGCTGAAATACACCAACGACGCCATCGAGGCGGCGGTGAACCTTTCTGCACGCTACATCCACGACCGCAAATTGCCGGACAAGGCGATCGACGTGATCGACGAATCCGGTGCGGCGCAGATGCTGGTGCCGGAAGGCAAGCGCAAGAAGACTATCGGCATCAAGGAAATCGAGACGACCATCGCGACGATGGCGCGGATTCCCCCGAAGAGCGTGTCGAAGGACGACGCCGAGGTGCTGCGGCATCTCGAGGCGACGCTCAAGCGCACCGTTTTCGGTCAGGACAAGGCGATCGAGGCGCTGGCTGCGTCGATCAAGCTCGCCCGTGCGGGCCTGCGCGAACCGGAGAAGCCGATCGGCTGCTACCTGTTCTCGGGTCCGACCGGCGTCGGCAAGACCGAGGTCGCGAAGCAACTGGCGTCTTCGCTCGGCGTCGAACTCCTGCGCTTCGACATGTCGGAGTACATGGAGCGGCATACGGTGTCCCGTTTGATCGGTGCGCCTCCGGGCTATGTCGGCTTCGATCAGGGCGGCTTGCTCACCGACGGCGTTGACCAGCATCCGCATTGCGTGGTGCTGCTGGACGAGATCGAGAAGGCGCATCCCGACCTTTACAACGTGCTGCTGCAGATCATGGATCATGGCAAGCTCACCGACCACAACGGCAAGCAGGTGAACTTCCGCAACATCATCCTGATCATGACGACCAACGCGGGCGCGGCCGATATGGCCAAGGCGGCATTCGGCTTCACGCGCAGCAAACGTGAAGGCGAGGACCACGAGGCGATCAACCGGCAGTTTGCGCCGGAATTCCGCAACCGTCTCGATGCCATCGTTTCCTTCGCGCACCTCGATGCCGATGTGATCGGCATGGTGGTGGAGAAGTTCGTGATGCAGCTCGAAGCCCAGCTTGGCGACCGCAACGTCACCATCGAGCTGTCCGACCCGGCCAAGACCTGGCTGGTGAAGGAGGGCTACGACGAGCAGATGGGCGCGCGGCCGATGGCACGCGTTATCCAGGAGCACATCAAGAAGCCGCTGGCCGACGAGGTGCTGTTCGGCAAGCTCAAGAACGGTGGCCATGTCCGCGTTGTGCTCGTCAAGGACGAAGCGGCGGGTGAGGGCAAGGAGAAGATCGGCTTCGAGTTCGTCGAAGGCCCGGTCACGCCGAAGCCGGAAAAGCTGCCGGGCGCGCGCAAGCGCAAACCCAAGGCGAGCAAGGAGCCCGCCAAGGCGTGA
- a CDS encoding lytic transglycosylase domain-containing protein: MPALQVALAQQDAPAPSDAKPKSETATAAEKNTDTGESMCLMIESAAKANGLPLEFFARVIWQESRFQPDAIGPVTRNGQRAQGVAQFMPGTANERRLLDPFDPVQALPKAAEFLSELRQQFGNLGLAAAAYNAGPRRVSEWRAGTGPMPEETRNYVYAITGASVEDWNKAGVGNDIADRKKPAGCRELMALLRHAPNPFVAHLEERVRIGAESPWGVQLAAGFSRDKALAMYARAMARVSGVIGDHDPNLLSSTFRSRGTRAFYQVRIGAETREAANDLCAKIHKAGQACMVLRNNRG; encoded by the coding sequence ATGCCGGCACTGCAGGTTGCGCTTGCCCAGCAGGATGCACCGGCACCTTCCGACGCCAAGCCCAAAAGCGAGACTGCAACGGCCGCTGAAAAAAACACCGACACCGGCGAATCCATGTGCCTGATGATCGAATCCGCGGCGAAGGCAAACGGTCTGCCGCTGGAATTCTTCGCGCGCGTGATCTGGCAGGAAAGTCGTTTCCAGCCCGATGCGATCGGACCCGTTACGCGCAACGGTCAGCGCGCGCAGGGCGTGGCGCAGTTTATGCCGGGGACGGCGAACGAGCGGCGGCTGCTCGATCCGTTCGATCCGGTACAGGCGTTGCCGAAGGCCGCCGAATTTCTGAGCGAACTGCGCCAGCAGTTCGGCAATCTCGGGCTTGCCGCGGCTGCCTACAATGCCGGGCCACGGCGTGTGAGTGAATGGCGCGCGGGAACGGGGCCGATGCCTGAGGAGACCCGCAACTATGTCTACGCCATCACCGGCGCGAGCGTGGAGGACTGGAATAAAGCGGGCGTGGGCAACGACATCGCTGATCGCAAGAAGCCGGCAGGTTGCCGTGAATTGATGGCGCTGCTGCGCCACGCACCGAATCCGTTTGTCGCTCATCTCGAGGAGCGTGTCCGCATCGGCGCAGAAAGCCCGTGGGGCGTGCAGCTTGCCGCGGGATTCTCGCGTGATAAGGCGCTTGCGATGTATGCACGCGCGATGGCCCGGGTGAGCGGCGTGATCGGCGATCACGATCCGAATCTGCTCAGCAGCACGTTCCGCAGTCGCGGCACTCGCGCATTCTATCAGGTGCGGATCGGCGCGGAGACGCGAGAGGCGGCGAACGATTTGTGCGCGAAGATCCACAAGGCGGGGCAGGCCTGTATGGTGCTGCGTAACAACAGGGGGTGA
- a CDS encoding GNAT family N-acetyltransferase translates to MTTPTDITLEAVSSVRQIAADDWNACAHPEGSAYNPFLSYAFFAALENSGSAIARTGWAARHLVARCEEHILGIVPCYLKNHSQGEYVFDHNWADAFMRAGGAYYPKLQVSVPFTPVTGPRLLVRSDADQEQIREALIAGMIGLCSQLNVSSVHVTFAAQDEWRLLAQHGFLQRTDQQYHWRNEGYASFDDFLATLASRHRKAIKRERRDALTNGIEIHVLTGVDITDDAWDAFYGFYMETGSRKWGRPYLNRPFYTQIAETMADDVVLIMAKREGCWIAGAINFKGSDTLYGRHWGAIEHHPFLHFEVCYYQAIDYAIRHGLKSVEAGAQGEHKIARGYLPQMTHSAHYIADPSLRHAVRDYLVHERDYVAEVGRELTEGGPFRKAT, encoded by the coding sequence TTGACGACACCCACCGACATCACGCTCGAAGCCGTATCGTCCGTACGCCAGATCGCGGCAGATGACTGGAACGCCTGCGCGCACCCCGAAGGCAGCGCCTATAATCCGTTTCTTTCCTATGCGTTCTTTGCCGCACTGGAGAACTCCGGCTCCGCCATTGCGCGCACCGGCTGGGCCGCGCGCCACCTCGTCGCGCGGTGCGAAGAACACATCCTCGGAATAGTCCCCTGCTATCTCAAGAACCACTCGCAGGGAGAATATGTATTCGACCATAACTGGGCGGATGCCTTCATGCGCGCGGGCGGCGCGTATTATCCGAAGCTGCAGGTGTCCGTGCCGTTCACGCCGGTCACCGGCCCGCGCCTGCTGGTTCGCTCTGATGCCGATCAGGAGCAGATTCGCGAAGCACTGATCGCGGGAATGATCGGCCTGTGCAGCCAGCTCAATGTCTCGTCCGTACATGTCACCTTCGCCGCCCAGGACGAATGGAGGCTTCTTGCGCAGCACGGATTCCTTCAACGCACCGACCAGCAATATCACTGGCGCAATGAAGGCTACGCAAGCTTCGACGATTTCCTCGCCACACTGGCCTCGCGCCATCGCAAGGCGATCAAGCGCGAACGCCGCGACGCCCTCACAAACGGCATCGAGATTCATGTACTGACCGGCGTGGACATCACCGACGATGCATGGGACGCGTTCTACGGGTTCTACATGGAGACGGGATCGCGCAAATGGGGGCGCCCCTATCTCAACCGCCCCTTCTATACACAGATCGCCGAAACCATGGCCGACGACGTCGTGCTCATCATGGCAAAGCGCGAAGGATGCTGGATCGCGGGCGCGATCAACTTCAAGGGGTCCGATACGCTCTACGGCCGCCATTGGGGCGCGATCGAGCATCACCCGTTCCTGCATTTCGAGGTCTGCTACTATCAGGCCATCGATTATGCGATCCGGCACGGGCTTAAATCCGTCGAGGCCGGCGCACAGGGCGAACACAAGATCGCGCGCGGCTACCTGCCGCAGATGACCCACTCCGCCCATTACATCGCCGACCCGAGCCTGCGCCACGCGGTGCGCGACTATCTCGTTCATGAACGCGATTATGTCGCGGAAGTCGGCCGCGAACTGACGGAAGGCGGCCCCTTCCGCAAAGCAACTTGA
- a CDS encoding glycerophosphodiester phosphodiesterase: MAYRAPGWLTAAPVAHRGLHDRAKGIVESTPSAFVAAMTGGFAIETDLQLSADGEAMVFHDDTLARLTERTDDIRTLSAAELKTVRFKETADRIITLSELCEMTAGRVPLVVEIKSRFDGDRRLIRRVAEVVRAYSGPLALMSFDPDQVLAIRDHIPEVPRGIVAERYYHEDEWQQLPPEKVRGMLHLRHAFRTRPHFVAYWINELPAPAPWIARHIFGCALLTWTVRTLEQRARAARYADQVIFEGFVPGAKRP; encoded by the coding sequence ATGGCCTATCGCGCACCGGGCTGGCTGACTGCTGCGCCGGTCGCACATCGCGGGTTGCATGATCGCGCCAAGGGCATCGTGGAAAGCACGCCCTCGGCTTTCGTCGCCGCGATGACAGGCGGTTTCGCCATCGAGACCGACCTGCAACTGTCGGCTGACGGCGAGGCGATGGTGTTTCACGACGACACGCTGGCGCGCCTCACCGAGCGCACGGACGACATCCGCACTTTGAGCGCCGCCGAGCTGAAAACCGTGCGCTTCAAGGAAACGGCCGACCGCATAATCACGCTCAGCGAATTGTGCGAGATGACCGCCGGCCGCGTGCCGCTGGTGGTCGAGATCAAGAGCCGGTTCGACGGCGACCGCCGCCTGATCCGGCGCGTTGCCGAGGTCGTGCGTGCCTACTCTGGCCCGCTCGCGCTGATGTCGTTCGATCCCGATCAGGTGCTGGCGATCCGCGACCACATTCCGGAGGTGCCGCGCGGCATCGTCGCGGAGCGCTATTATCATGAGGACGAGTGGCAGCAACTGCCACCAGAGAAAGTGCGCGGCATGCTCCATCTGCGCCACGCCTTCCGGACCCGTCCGCATTTTGTCGCCTACTGGATCAATGAGTTGCCCGCGCCCGCCCCATGGATCGCTCGCCACATCTTCGGTTGCGCACTGTTGACGTGGACCGTTCGCACGCTGGAACAGCGCGCCCGTGCCGCGCGCTACGCCGACCAGGTGATTTTCGAGGGCTTCGTGCCGGGGGCAAAGCGCCCTTGA
- a CDS encoding RidA family protein: MAGEIERKLAELGIVLHTPLVPIANYVPFVRTGNILTVSGQVCNDANRQLIAKGKLGAGVSMDQGIAAARGCAINLLIQVKAAVGDLDRVVRVIRLGGFINSAPDFLDGPKVMNGASDLMVEVFGDKGRHARSTVGVAALPADAAVEVEGQFEVM; encoded by the coding sequence ATGGCAGGCGAGATCGAACGGAAGCTGGCTGAGCTTGGGATCGTGCTGCACACGCCGCTGGTCCCCATCGCCAACTACGTGCCGTTTGTGCGGACCGGCAACATCCTCACCGTCTCCGGTCAGGTCTGCAATGACGCCAACCGGCAACTGATCGCCAAGGGCAAGCTCGGCGCGGGCGTCAGCATGGACCAGGGCATCGCGGCCGCGCGCGGCTGCGCCATCAATCTCCTGATCCAGGTGAAGGCCGCCGTCGGCGACCTCGACCGCGTGGTGCGGGTGATCCGGCTCGGCGGCTTCATCAACTCCGCGCCCGACTTTCTCGATGGCCCGAAGGTGATGAACGGCGCCTCCGACCTGATGGTCGAGGTGTTCGGCGACAAGGGACGCCACGCGCGCTCGACCGTCGGTGTCGCCGCGCTGCCGGCGGATGCCGCCGTCGAGGTCGAAGGCCAGTTCGAGGTGATGTGA
- a CDS encoding cell envelope integrity EipB family protein → MVSSRSFLRTFCVLGTVVASGSFAHAQTAAGVPFMAHEAVYDLSLAKARGNAAVNSANGRIVYKFGGNACDGYSTDFRQVSRIESGEDRTTTSDLRSTNWEDAKGKSYRFKVASQTNDAEPSYVDGMAERGPDGTITVKLKQPSAKTFTLDKDIVFPTEQTRRIIEAAKDGKRILELGVYDGSDNGEKVYNTFVVIGQPIAGNRASASPDVASKSDQLKHQTRWPVTVSYYDRGAKPDKGEQTPLYTMSFELYEDGVSRALVLDYNDFVVNGTMDKFEVGDNKPCK, encoded by the coding sequence ATGGTCTCGTCGCGGTCGTTTTTGCGGACTTTTTGCGTGCTCGGCACTGTTGTGGCGTCGGGTTCGTTCGCGCATGCGCAGACGGCTGCCGGGGTGCCGTTCATGGCGCATGAGGCGGTTTACGACCTGAGCCTTGCGAAGGCGCGGGGTAACGCCGCGGTCAATTCCGCGAACGGGCGCATCGTCTACAAATTCGGCGGCAATGCCTGCGACGGCTATTCGACCGACTTCCGGCAGGTGTCGCGGATTGAATCGGGTGAAGACAGGACCACGACGAGCGACCTACGTTCGACCAACTGGGAGGATGCGAAGGGCAAAAGCTATCGCTTCAAGGTCGCGAGCCAGACCAACGACGCCGAGCCGTCCTATGTGGACGGCATGGCCGAGCGTGGGCCGGATGGCACCATCACCGTGAAGCTGAAGCAGCCGTCGGCGAAAACCTTCACGCTCGACAAGGACATCGTATTCCCGACCGAGCAGACCCGCCGTATCATCGAAGCCGCGAAGGACGGCAAGCGCATTCTCGAACTCGGCGTCTATGACGGCTCCGACAATGGCGAGAAGGTCTACAATACGTTCGTGGTGATCGGACAGCCGATCGCGGGAAACCGCGCCTCCGCATCGCCCGACGTCGCCAGCAAGAGCGATCAGTTGAAACATCAGACCCGCTGGCCGGTGACTGTGAGCTATTATGATCGTGGCGCCAAGCCGGACAAGGGCGAGCAGACGCCGCTCTACACGATGTCGTTCGAACTGTATGAGGATGGCGTCTCGCGCGCGCTGGTGCTCGACTACAATGATTTCGTCGTCAACGGGACAATGGACAAGTTCGAGGTCGGCGACAACAAGCCGTGTAAATAG
- a CDS encoding DNA polymerase IV, with protein MDEPSPPPGFCRDCLTDAAPQAKRCAACGSPRLLRHRALPHLSLAHIDCDAFYATVTKRDRPEIADKPVIIGGGKRGVVAAACYIARTYGVRSAMPMYKALDLCPDAVVIRPDMARYVQVGRDVRQAMLALTPLVEPLSIDEAFLDLSGTERLHGMIPAKVLARFAAQVERDIGITVSVGLSANKFLAKIASDLDKPRGFAVLDQDDARTLMAEKPVGFIYGVGPAMQDKLRDHGFRLIGELQRADEIELMRLFGAEGRRLWRLARGVDDRKVVPDRGAKVISSETTFESDLRDFATLERILWDLSEKVSRRLKNSTVAGSTVTLKLKTADFRQRTRSQSIITPTQLANRIFAIAREMLARETDGTAFRLIGVGVSALQPANGSDEEDMLNRRSAHAERAMDEVRKRFGDNAVVRGIAYTPKPASPSSLRRKDP; from the coding sequence ATGGATGAGCCCTCTCCCCCTCCCGGTTTCTGCCGGGACTGCCTGACCGACGCAGCCCCACAGGCCAAGCGCTGCGCCGCTTGCGGCTCTCCGCGTCTGTTGCGGCACCGCGCGCTTCCGCATCTCAGCCTCGCCCATATCGACTGCGACGCCTTCTACGCCACCGTCACCAAACGCGACCGGCCCGAGATCGCAGACAAACCCGTCATTATTGGCGGCGGCAAGCGTGGCGTCGTCGCGGCCGCCTGCTACATCGCGCGCACCTACGGCGTGCGCTCGGCCATGCCGATGTACAAGGCACTCGACCTGTGTCCCGACGCCGTCGTCATCCGTCCCGACATGGCGCGCTACGTTCAGGTCGGCCGCGATGTGCGGCAGGCGATGCTTGCGCTGACACCCCTCGTCGAACCACTGTCGATCGACGAAGCGTTCCTCGATCTGTCAGGCACCGAGCGCCTGCACGGCATGATCCCGGCGAAGGTTCTCGCGCGCTTCGCCGCGCAGGTCGAGCGAGACATCGGCATCACCGTTTCCGTGGGGCTGTCGGCCAACAAGTTCCTCGCCAAGATCGCTTCCGATCTCGACAAACCGCGCGGCTTTGCAGTGCTCGATCAGGACGACGCACGGACACTGATGGCGGAGAAACCTGTCGGCTTTATCTACGGCGTCGGCCCTGCGATGCAGGACAAGCTACGCGATCACGGCTTCCGCCTGATCGGAGAGCTGCAGCGCGCGGATGAAATCGAACTCATGCGTTTATTCGGCGCGGAAGGCCGCAGGCTGTGGCGACTCGCGCGCGGCGTCGACGACCGCAAGGTGGTGCCCGACCGCGGAGCGAAGGTGATTTCCAGCGAGACCACCTTCGAGAGCGATCTGCGCGACTTCGCGACGCTGGAGCGTATCCTGTGGGATCTTAGCGAAAAGGTGTCACGACGCCTGAAAAACAGCACTGTCGCGGGTTCGACAGTTACCCTGAAACTGAAAACCGCTGATTTCCGCCAGCGCACCCGCTCGCAGTCGATCATCACACCGACCCAGCTCGCCAACCGGATATTCGCGATCGCACGCGAAATGCTGGCACGCGAAACCGATGGCACCGCCTTCCGGCTGATCGGCGTCGGCGTCAGCGCGCTGCAGCCCGCGAACGGAAGCGACGAAGAGGACATGCTCAACCGCCGTTCCGCGCATGCCGAGCGCGCCATGGACGAAGTGCGCAAACGCTTCGGCGACAACGCTGTGGTGCGCGGCATCGCCTATACGCCGAAACCCGCGAGCCCTTCGTCCCTGCGGCGAAAGGACCCGTGA
- a CDS encoding DUF3572 domain-containing protein, which yields MAGKSSRSPAEVAEIVAIRALAFLAGDPERLGQFLSESGIGPETLRASASAPRFLAGVLDFIVRDDETVKAFSDFSQFPPPTIAAARDALGGGIHD from the coding sequence ATGGCCGGAAAGTCCAGCCGGAGTCCCGCGGAAGTTGCTGAAATCGTGGCGATTCGCGCGCTCGCTTTCCTCGCCGGGGACCCCGAACGATTAGGGCAATTCCTCTCTGAGAGCGGTATTGGTCCCGAGACGCTGCGTGCCTCGGCGTCCGCCCCCCGCTTCCTGGCCGGGGTGCTGGATTTCATCGTGCGGGACGACGAAACGGTGAAGGCATTCTCGGATTTCTCGCAGTTTCCCCCGCCAACCATCGCCGCCGCGCGCGACGCGCTGGGCGGGGGCATTCATGACTAG
- a CDS encoding response regulator encodes MAKTVLIVEDNELNMKLFRDLLEAHGYQTVGTSNGREALRLAREHRPDLILMDIQLPEVSGLEVTRWIKDDAELRATPVVAVTAFAMKGDEERIREGGCEAYLSKPISVGKFIETVRRFVG; translated from the coding sequence GTGGCCAAAACCGTCCTGATCGTGGAGGACAACGAGCTCAACATGAAGCTCTTCCGCGATCTGTTGGAGGCCCATGGGTATCAGACGGTCGGCACCAGCAACGGCCGCGAGGCCCTGAGGCTGGCGCGCGAGCATCGCCCCGATCTTATTTTGATGGATATCCAGTTGCCTGAGGTGTCCGGCCTCGAAGTTACGCGATGGATCAAGGACGACGCCGAATTGCGGGCGACGCCTGTGGTCGCCGTGACCGCCTTCGCCATGAAAGGCGACGAGGAGCGCATCCGCGAGGGCGGTTGCGAAGCATATTTGTCCAAGCCGATTTCGGTCGGAAAATTTATTGAAACGGTCCGGCGGTTCGTCGGCTAA
- a CDS encoding PleD family two-component system response regulator — MSARVLVVDDVPANVKLLEARLSAEYFDVVTANCGAQALEICQRAECDIILLDVMMPDIDGFEVCRRLKSDPRTHFIPVVMVTALDSPSDRVRGLDAGADDFLTKPVSDVVLIARVRSLTRLKMMTDELRMRAITSHEIGLQAPEREAVADTGKGGRILLVDDRPSSYERLAPVLAEEHAVDVEPNPSEALFHAAENNYDLLIVSLNLEDYDGLRLCSQVRSLERTRSVPLLALAEADNHVQLLRGLEIGVNDYLLRPVDKNELLARARTQIRRHRYTHYLRDSVQNSLEMAITDPLTGLHNRRYLEGHVGTLAEQAASRGKPLALMILDIDYFKSINDTYGHDAGDDVLREFATRIRKSIRGIDLAARYGGEEFVIVMPETDLHVAGIIAERLRRSIANERFSIEKGLKQIEVTISVGISTLETKNEPVADVIKRADQALYRAKHDGRNRVVSAAA; from the coding sequence ATGTCCGCACGGGTTCTTGTCGTCGACGACGTGCCGGCAAACGTCAAACTGCTGGAAGCGCGGCTGTCGGCGGAATATTTTGACGTGGTCACCGCCAATTGCGGCGCGCAGGCGCTGGAGATTTGTCAGCGCGCGGAATGCGACATCATCCTGCTCGACGTGATGATGCCCGACATCGACGGTTTCGAGGTATGCCGGCGGCTGAAATCCGACCCGCGCACGCACTTCATCCCGGTGGTAATGGTGACCGCGCTCGACAGTCCGTCGGATCGCGTGCGCGGCCTCGACGCGGGAGCCGACGATTTTCTCACAAAACCAGTCTCGGACGTGGTGTTGATCGCCCGCGTGCGCTCGCTGACGCGGCTGAAGATGATGACCGATGAGCTGCGCATGCGCGCCATCACCTCGCACGAAATCGGCCTGCAGGCGCCCGAGCGGGAAGCCGTGGCCGATACCGGCAAGGGCGGCAGGATTCTTCTGGTGGACGATCGCCCGTCATCCTACGAGCGGCTCGCGCCGGTGCTCGCCGAGGAGCATGCCGTCGATGTTGAGCCCAATCCTTCGGAAGCTTTATTCCACGCGGCCGAGAACAATTACGATCTGCTGATCGTTTCGCTCAATCTCGAAGATTACGATGGTCTGCGGCTTTGCAGCCAGGTCCGCTCGCTGGAGCGCACGCGCAGCGTGCCGCTGCTCGCGCTTGCTGAAGCCGACAACCACGTGCAGCTTCTGCGCGGGTTGGAAATCGGCGTGAACGATTATCTGCTCCGCCCGGTGGACAAGAACGAATTGCTGGCGCGGGCGCGCACCCAGATCCGCCGCCATCGCTACACGCACTACCTGCGTGACAGCGTGCAGAACTCGCTCGAGATGGCGATCACCGATCCGCTCACGGGCCTGCACAACCGCCGCTATCTGGAAGGCCATGTCGGCACGCTCGCGGAGCAGGCCGCCTCACGCGGCAAGCCGCTCGCACTGATGATTCTGGATATCGATTATTTCAAGTCGATCAACGACACCTACGGTCATGACGCTGGCGACGACGTGCTGCGCGAATTCGCTACCCGTATCCGCAAGTCGATTCGCGGCATCGATCTCGCTGCGCGTTACGGCGGCGAGGAATTCGTCATCGTGATGCCGGAAACCGATCTGCATGTTGCGGGCATCATCGCCGAACGGCTGCGACGGTCGATCGCAAACGAGCGGTTTTCAATCGAGAAGGGATTGAAGCAGATCGAAGTGACGATCTCGGTCGGAATCTCGACGCTGGAAACCAAGAACGAGCCGGTTGCCGACGTTATCAAGCGCGCCGATCAGGCGCTGTATCGCGCCAAGCATGACGGCCGCAATCGCGTCGTCTCCGCGGCGGCA